In a single window of the Elaeis guineensis isolate ETL-2024a chromosome 6, EG11, whole genome shotgun sequence genome:
- the LOC105047686 gene encoding cytidine deaminase 1, whose protein sequence is MEEETLRETAEMGFVIEAEAAAAMMTELGVASAPELLATLVPAAQRLARPTISNFPVGAVGLGTSGRIYIGVNVEFPGLPLHHSIHAEQFLITNAAVHGEAGIRCIAVSSAPCGHCRQFLQELRGAAEIQILVTSDGPGSAFRSLSSFLPRPFGPPDLLHKDHPLLLEPHYNKIALLDGDEEAEAAGGGGGGGGTCNGIGGGVEARLRVEAEGAARAAHAPYSKCPAGFAVADGRGRVYAGSYEESAAYNPSLGPVQAAVVAYMAAGGGGAGKGFEFVAAALVEAEGAVVSHEATARIFLAAVAPRAHLKVYRFRSSADPA, encoded by the coding sequence ATGGAGGAAGAGACGCTCAGAGAGACGGCGGAGATGGGGTTCGTGATCGAGGCGGAGGCCGCGGCGGCGATGATGACAGAATTGGGCGTCGCCTCCGCGCCGGAGCTGCTGGCGACGCTGGTCCCCGCCGCCCAGAGGCTGGCGCGGCCAACCATCTCGAACTTCCCGGTGGGAGCCGTCGGACTGGGGACGAGCGGCAGGATCTACATCGGGGTGAACGTGGAGTTCCCCGGGCTGCCGCTCCATCACTCCATCCACGCCGAGCAGTTCCTGATCACCAACGCCGCCGTCCACGGCGAAGCCGGGATCCGGTGCATCGCCGTCTCCTCCGCTCCTTGCGGCCACTGCCGCCAGTTCCTCCAGGAGCTCCGTGGGGCGGCGGAGATCCAGATCCTCGTCACCTCCGACGGCCCCGGATCCGCCTTCCgctccctctcctccttccttcccCGCCCCTTCGGCCCTCCCGATCTCCTCCACAAGGACCATCCCCTCCTCCTCGAACCCCACTACAACAAGATCGCCCTTTTGGACGGTGACGAGGAGGCGGAGGccgccggcggcggcggcggcggcggcgggacCTGCAACGGGATCGGAGGAGGGGTGGAGGCACGGTTGAGGGTAGAGGCGGAGGGGGCGGCGAGAGCGGCGCACGCGCCCTACAGCAAGTGCCCGGCGGGATTCGCGGTGGCCGATGGGAGGGGGAGGGTGTACGCGGGGTCGTATGAGGAGTCTGCGGCGTATAACCCGAGCCTGGGGCCGGTGCAGGCGGCGGTGGTGGCATACATGGCGGCGGGCGGCGGCGGAGCCGGAAAGGGATTCGAGTTCGTGGCGGCGGCGCTGGTGGAGGCGGAGGGTGCGGTAGTGTCGCACGAGGCGACGGCGAGAATCTTCCTGGCGGCGGTGGCGCCGCGGGCCCACCTGAAGGTCTACCGCTTCCGATCCTCCGCCGACCCCGCCTAG